The genomic segment catgagtcagcaCACCAGCCTGTATGTAAATAAATGACCAACACACCTATCTATATTTCTCCAATTCCAATCAAACACCACAGAGTTCTTCCATTCTTCCCCAATTGCATATTTCCTCAATTCTCAAACAGTAAGAACCTGGGTTTTCATCAACATCAATATGGTTATTTATTGCTCCATTTTACACAAAAAGGATTTACAGGATTGCTATACCCAAACCATTGTGACATTGTGAAAAGCAAACTTTCTAAGTAGAGGTTAGAGCTCCagatttatttaatccttttctttgtgtgtgtgtgtgtgtgtgtgtgtgtgagagagagagagagagagacagggtctcactttgttgcctaggctagagtacagtgaccatattatagctcactgcagacttgaactcatgggctcaagtggtcttcctgtctcagcgtgccgagtagctgggaccacaggcgtgcacACCATgcccatataatttttttttaatttttgtagagacaaggtctcattatgttgtccaggctggtctcgaactcctggcctcaagcaatccagcCTTGGCCTCACataatgctgggattataggcatgagctaccctGCCCAGACCAGATTCATTTCATCTTATTCAAGATTATCCTTTTCTCTTTAGACTGAAGGTCAACAGTCAAAATAATAGTTTGAATGCAGGCTCAAATGTTACTTGGATcagttctttatttctcttcagtGTGGTTATGTTATTCATTTGCAATACAGATaggttcatttatttctgtttatattcaCTTTGAGGGGTTTCCCCATCTTTGttaatttattgttttcaatatgtAGAACATTAACATAGTTCAAAAAGGTCCAAACTATACCGGTTGTGCTCAGAAGAGTCCTCCTGTCCCCTTCACTTCATTCCTGCCTGCTGGAAAAAGCCAAGTTCATTAGTTTCTGGTTTAtccttcctgtgtttcttttgcaAATTTTGCAATACACATGGACACATACACATActacaaagttttttaaatttttaatttattttaatggctTTGGAGGGAGCATGCATTCAGCAACCCACCGCAGTCCCAATCCCTCCCTGTTGCCTTCCCTAGTCCACTTTTCGCACTTGCTGCTCCCACCTGGCCCTCCTGAGCTCTCCCCAGGCCCTGGTAGCTCAGGGGCAGCCCCAGGCTTGCAGGCCTGACTAGGCAAGGACCAAAACCTCAACAATGCAGCTTCACCTCCTAGAGGCAAATGTCCATAATCAAGTTGTAGCCATAACAGGAAGAGGCACCTTTGTGGACAGAGCTCTAGGAAGCAGGTGACCTGGATTCCAAGTCAAACTCAGCCGTGTGATCTGGGACACATTTCTCCCCTCTCTGGACCCCAGTCCTCTCATCTAAATAATGGAGAGTTGGACAGAGGCCCTTTGAATTCCAGCACAAAATGAGTGAAACCAGGAGGTCTGTGTCCTGATCGCCACTATCTAGGTCTGTACAGATGCTGACTGTGCCTGTGATGGGCTCTAGGGGCACAGGCACAAGCGGGACCCAGACAAgatctctgctctcatggagcttacatgcTAGTAAAACAGGCTCTGAACAAATGCTTGCATAAATACGACATAGAGCATCAGGTAGGGAAAGTgccaggaaggaaaataaaacagtaaaggATCAGCGTGGTGGGAAGGTGGAACGATTTTAGAAAAGATGGTCAATGAAAGCCTCTCTCAAGCAGAGACCTGAATTAAGTAGGAGAGAGCAAGCCAGGGTCTGATCCGAGGGAAGGGTGTtctggcagaaggaacagcaagtgcaaagatcCTGAAGTAGAAACTGGTTTGACAGATAGGAAGAACAGCAAGCCAATGCCATGGTGGGAAGTGTGGTGGGCACGAAGGAGGAGGGTGAGCTcagagaggtggggagaaggcAGATAAGGAAGCCAGCTCATGTCACAGAGGAGCTGAGACTCTATTCTGATGATAGGGAGTTCTTGGAAGGATGAAAGCAGGATCATGCcccatctgttttgttttgaaaggGATCCCCTTCAGCTGCTGTGTGGAGAGTGGGCACATGCCAGCTAATACCCAGTCACAAAATAGAAATTACCCTAGGTATTCCAGACAAGGGGAATTTGAGGCAGGGAAAGAAGTGAACTTCCAAACGAGAGATGATGGGGCAATCCAAAGATGAGCAGCAGCAGGAAGACACTACCACCCTAAGGCTAGAGGGATAATAGTGCTCTGATGCCCAGAGGCTAGGGTCACCCTGCAGGAGCTAGAACCACGGAGGGGGCTGCCTCAAGGGAGCCCCAGGCTGAGCATAAGAGGAGAAATATCCtaacttcttccctcctcccaccctccagtcTAATGCTGGTGACTTCTATTGCTGAACATGCCCAAAGCCAGTTGGCAAAGGAGCCTGGGAAGTACAGTTCCCAGGAGGGCAGAGTAACCCTGGGGAGGAGTGGGGAATGGGTCTGAGCTAACAGGCAAATGACCAGCACAAGGTGCAGGAGCAGAGAAAGCTGAAATGGCCCAGGTGAGAGGTGGTGGCAGCTGGGACCCCAGTAGTGGTGTTGGTGGTGAGAAATGGCTGTATTCCAGAGATCTTGATGGACTGGATATGGGCtgaggggaaagggaggcagTCTGAGATGGCGTCTTACTAACATGGAGAAAACCTTGGGAGGAGCAGATTGGACACGGCTCGTGAGTCATGGTTACCTTTGGGACAGAGGAGGTTTGAGGTGCCAATTAGTCAAAGTACTGAGGGAGATGCTGAAGAGGCAGCTGGATCCCCAAGTCTGAGAttcaaggaaaaggaaggagctTCAGATACAAATGCAAGCTCTCAGGGTGTAGACGGGGTTTTGCTGTGGGATCGGGTGACTTCACCTGGGGGCACCGCTGGTTGCATGGCTTTCCCTGAGCCAAccaccctggggtgggggcagatgtCACACACTGATTGGCCAGGACTGGGGTTTGTGCCTAATCAGGAAAATGGAGGGTGGGAATCTTGTTTACTCAAATTGCATATCCTGAAAATTGGAGAGGGGTGGTTTCCCATTCTGTGCCAAGTTAATATTAGCTGAGCACCTATTAGATGCCATGTCCTATGATTTTCCTTCacttttcccagcctcctttcttTCTGAGAGAATTGGCCCTCCTGGGGACCAGAGTATACCTAAGGCTCTTCCTGCTCCAGCTCTTGCCTCACTGGTACCTCAGTTTCCCTTCAGTTCAAGGGCTAAAAATGGTTACCCCCACTGatgagggtggggcagggagcagaTGCGGGACATTTCCCACCACTGGGAAAGGTAGAGCAGAGTCtggctggctccaaagcccactcTCTAACCATCTCAGTCTGGGCTCCTGGCCAGTGCCTACTCTGcccccaaccaccaccaccccaggaGCACCCCAGGCTCTTCCACAGCAGAGCCTCCAGCCTCCAGCTGGCAGCTGCTAGGACCCAGGGGGCTGgcaccaggccctgcccctcccttgCCAGCCCTGTGTGTCTCCAAAGGGCAACATCAGAGTGACAGCCAGTACCATCTCCGACAGGGGCTGAGTTgctggagctgggctggggcaagGGAGAGAGCTGGCAGACTCAGCCTTGTACCCTTCCATGGGGCAGGCCAAGCCCCCAAGATGATGGCAGCCTGGGCGTCGAAGTCACCCCCTGGGCAGCCAATGAGGTGAGGGGCCAGAGGAGCAAGGGACAGGTGATGGGAATCCTGGAGCTGTAGGCTGCACTTTGTTCTTTGCATCCCAGGAGAGGGTGAAGCCTGAGCGCTCCAATGGCCAACACCACAGAGCTGAACGTCTCAGAAGTTGCAGGCTCGGTCGGGTTGATCCTGGCGGCTGTCGTGGAAGTGGGGGCACTGCTGGGCAACGGAGCACTGCTGGTCGTGGTGCTGCGCACGCCAGGACTGCGCGACGCGCTCTACCTGGTGCACCTGTGCGTCGTGGACCTGCTGGCGGCCGCCTCCATCATGCCACTGGGCCTGGTGGCCGCGCCACCGCCCGGGCTGGGCCGTGTACGCCTGGGACCCGCGTCGTGCCGCGCCGCGCGCTTCCTCTCAGCTGCACTGCTGCCCGCCTGCACGCTCGGCGTGGCCGCACTTGGCCTAGCGCGCTACCGCCTCATAGTGCACCCGCTGCGGCCGGGCTCGCGGCCGCCGCCGGTGCTCGTGCTCACCACCGTGTGGGCTGCCGCCGGGCTGCTGGGCGCGCTCTCCTTGCTCGGGCCGCCGCCCGCACCGCCCCCTGCTCCTGCTCGCTGCTCCGTCCTGGCCGGAGGCCTCGGGCCCTTCCGACCGCTCTGGGCACTCCTGGCCTTCGCGCTGCCCGCCCTGCTGCTGCTCGGCGCCTACGGCAGCATCTTCGTTGTGGCGCGCCGCGCCGCCCTTCGCCCCCCGCGGCCAGCGCGCGGGGCCCGGCTACGCTCCGACTCTCTGGATAGCCGCCTGTCCATCCTGCCGCCCCTCCGGCCTCGCTTGCCCGGGGGCAAAGCGGCCCTGGCCCCAGCGCTGGCCGTGGGCCAATTTGCAGCCTGCTGGCTGCCTTATGGCTGCGCGTGCCTGGCGCCCGCAGCGCGGGCCGCAGAGGCGGAGGCAGCTGTCACCTGGGTAGCCTACTCAGCGTTCGCGGCTCACCCCTTCTTGTATGGCCTGCTGCAGCGCCCGGTGCGCTTGGCTCTGCGCCGCATTACCCGCCGCGCGCTGCCTAGGCCCCCGCGGGCTTGTACTCCGCAGGCCTGGCACCCGCGGGCACTCCTGAAGTGCCTCCAGGGACCCCCAGAGGGCCCTGCTTTAGGCCATTCTGACGCACCAGAACAGGCCCCCGAGTTGGCAGGAGAGCGCAGCCTGAGTATGCCAGGGGCCACCTGAGAGCTCCTTTCTGAgctggagaaaggacggtggtaTCAGAGGGGGGCCCAACCAGCCCCCAGCACAGGGGCAACAGGTGCCTGCCAGGACTTCTGGCTCTGGAACAGGCGAAAGGGTGCCTGCAGCCTGGTGAGGCCCACGGCTTCTGAGAGCCAGGAATCCTGGGTTCTGGGCCCAACACTGCATGGTCTTGTGCACAGACCTATGCTTCCTTAGGCCTGTTTTCCCATGTGTGCACTGCACCATCTCTAAGGGCCCCTCCAGCATAGATGGTTTGTGAAACTCAGGGATGGTCCCCAGGCCAAGGGAAGAAAGTGGGCAGGGTCACAGAGAAGATAGCCCTAAGGGCTCACAAAGTGATGGACCAAGTAGGGCAGGGTCTGGGTTACAACCACAGCAGGAGGAACCAGTGGAGAGACTCAGAAGGACTTCTCTGACATCTGCACCACGGAGAGGCTGGACAAAGCTATTCAAACTCCTCCCTCTGCTTCAAAAATGCCCAGAAAACAACCGGATCAGTTTGGTGCTAGAAGCAGGAGGCTGGATGACTTGGCCCCAAAGGGCCCTGAAGCCCCAGAACTGGTGTGTGGAAGGGGCTGAGGTCCAACTGAGGTTGGTGGATTCACAGCTGGAGGTCCTCTAGGCCCAGATGCACCCATTTTCTGGAGGTTTTGCTACCCGCAACACCAGTATTTCACAACTTCCTGGTCGCTgagaatatttattcaaaaacagGGATTGAAAAAACTGTACAGAGTGTCTGCTGCCGAGAACTGGGCCCCTGCCCCCATGCCACTCCCCAGCCACCCGGCAGTGCCCCCTCTTGGGGCGCCCCCTGACAAGCCCAGCCAGTCCATTCCAGTCAAAAGGGTATCAGTGGAAGCAGCAGGAATCTGCAGGTGGTGGGGAGAGAAGCGTGGCCCCAGccaccccatccctcctccctgacTCCCACAGGGGCGCAGTAGGCCGGGAAGCCCTAAGGGATGGGGAGTGCATGAGTGACACCCCCCTATGGTGCGGTCACTAGGGAGGCCCCTGGCTGCTCCCTGTATCCAAGCACAGAGCTGAGGGGTGgggccccctgccctggggctgccgCGGCTCTGAGAACCCTGGGCCAGAAACTGCCGCCACTCTGAGAGGAGGAACTCCCATAGACCGAGGCAGGGTAGGGGGTGCATCCATGCTTCTGGGCATTAGCGGCGCTTGGGACCCCAGGCTGGAGTCTCCTCGGGCGGGTAGGGTGCGGAGGCAGCCCCCTGCTGGTggtcctgcctgcccctgcctgtgCCTCAGCCAGCCTCAGTAGGGTGAGAATTTCTGCCGCTCAGCCTTCTTGCTCCCATTGGCTGCTGCCATCTTGGCAGTGTAGGCCGCCAAGCCCGGAGGCGGCCCTGGGGAGGCAGGTGGTAGAGCCAAAAAGGGCACAGGTTTGAGGCCGATGAAGTTGGAGAGGGAGATGGCATAGGGTGTGCCCAGCAGGCCTGGGGGAGCTGTGGGCAGGGCTGTCAGGGGCGGCGAGAAGGGGGCGGGCAGGTCTGCGGGGGCCGAACCAGGCGTCCCCCCAGAGGTAGACTTGGCCGTCTCTAGACTGGAGAGAGGGGAGATGAAGGGGAAAGTAGAAGTGAGAGTGGGGCAATGGGGGCAGATACAGGGCGTGAGGTCAGATGAAAGACAGGAGAGAGGAACTGAAGGGAGAACAATGACGTGGGGTGGATATGTTTGAGGGGAAGGTGAGGAAGTGAAGAAAGGACAAGCAGACACAGTAAGGGGTGAGGGGAGACATGGGCAGGCCAAAGAAACAGCAATGGGGAAAGAGGACgtgagggatggagggagaaggCGGGGAAACAGGGGTGAGTTAAGTAGAAGACCGTGGGGAAAtggcacagggctggggaggcagaggacGGGCCCAGACAGAGAAAGGAGGCCAGCTCTCCCCGCCCACTCCTGCCTTTCTTGGGCACCTGAGCCCCATGACCTGttccacccccaccacccaccccaggCTCACCAGGCAGTGATGAGGTACTGGGCCAGGGCGATGGAGACCGGAGAACCAGTGATGGTCACGTGCCGCTCGCCAGCGCCCTCTGCTTGGTTCCCAATCTTGATATGTGCCCCTGACATCTGCCGGATCTCGCTGATCTTGCTGCCCTGGCGCCCGATCACGCAGCCAATCAGCTAGGGGGAGGGCGGAATTCAAACCCTGGGCAAGGTCCAGACCCCCAGGCCCCTACCCACCCTCCAGCCACCCCATTCCCTGCTCACGTCATTAGGAACCAAGAACTCCTGTGAGCTGGTCTGTGTGCCGGGATCCAGTCCTGAGCGGGAGAAGAGGGATTGAGTGTGATTCTGGGCCTTTTCCGCATCCTCATTTCCATTCCCCCTGGAAGGGCGGGGGGGCTGCCCTTTTGAGacctgcccctgcctcctcctgcagggGCTGCTTACCTGGCACCACGTTGGGAGAGGCAAAGGGGACCGCATGGCCCGAGAGCTGCTGGAGCTTGGTGACCTGTGCCAGAGAAGAGGGGTCGGAGGTCAGAGGAGGTTTGGTTTCAGAAGGGATGCCTTGGGCTGTAGGTCACTCACCTCAGCTGGGGTCACAGCCCCGTACTGACCCTGGACAGAGAAGCCCTACAGGGACAAAATGGGTGAAAAGGGGGTTACTGTGACAGGTTAGGGCAGCCAAAGTCACTCCTTCCCCCATCCCTGGACCCCCAATTCCTTCTTCCATGCCCTCCTCCATCTCCGGGAATGTTTCCCACCGCTCTGCTGTTCCCCTCACCTGGTTGGCAGAGAGAAGGACTGTACCTAGGGAGAGGCTGGGATGATATGGGATAGTGGCTCCTTTGGGTGGGGACTGGAAGACATAAACGGGGAGGCTCTGTCAGGACCCTCTCTGGCCCACTAGCCCCCAGGTGCCCAGGTAGCCTCAAGGCCCTCACAACCCTCAGGTAAATGCATCCCTGCAGCCCCCCACTGTCCCACCTGGTGTCACATGCATAAGGTTGGGGGTGCCTCACAAGGCAGGCCCAGGGCCCATCTcctgccccccactccctgccccagggcagcACCTCCAGGATAACAGCACAGATCTGGCGCACACACAGGATGATGGCATCGGGCACCCCAGACACAGTAACAGCGCGTTCTGTGGAGTTAGGGAGCAGGTCCCCTGCCACTTGTACCTGGGCACCTGTAGTCTGCAAATAGAGAATGGGGGCTACTTCTGGCTGCTCCCAAGGCCCAGAAAAGAGCTACCCAGGTTCAGAGCTTCCCAGGGGGTAGGAAGCCCTAAGTCCAGTTCCCCTCTCACCACGGGAGGGTGTGGCTCCCTCTGGGTCGTATCCCTTTCCCCTCACCTCTCGGATCTCCTTGATCTTGGTGCCAGCCTTCCCAATCAGTGAGCCACACTGGCTGGCAGGGATGACAAGGCGCAGGGTCACTGGAGGCCTGGAGACATTCCCACCATTTGCAGGAGCGGcacaaaggtcctggggcagggagaTGGTGGGTTGGCCGTGCACACTCCTGCTACACCCCGCCCCTCCTCAAGCACCTCCCTGCTGAGGGATGAGTAGGGTACCCCTTCCCCAGTCCCAGCCCAAGGGAACACTGCCCTGGGCTTGACTCCCCCCCTCCCACAGCCACTATCTGGAGTTGGAGTCATGTTCCTCCCAGGGAACCACCCCAGGTTTCCCACCCTGGCCAGCCACGGACCTCATCCAGCTTGAAAGCGATCATGGAGACCGCATGGAAGACGGCTGCTGTAGACCCGGTGATGGTGGTGATACGCTCAGGGCAGGAGCCCTCGGAGATGGTGATCCGGGCACTGCTCTGCAGGTACAGAACGAGGGCCGGGCAGTGGGGCACCTTCCTCGCTCCCTCACCAGGAACCTGTCTGCCTGCCCCACTCACTAGGCCCCAGCCAAGGCTCGAAACCACCACCCTCTGGGGCACGCACTGGTCAGCCCAGATGGAGGGGTTCAGGGAGAAGGTGGGGCAGGGATCTCCCCTCCACATCAGGTGCCCTGGGCTCCTCCCCCACACTCCAGCCTCACCTGCTCCCGGATTCGCTTTACGGTCTCACCCTTCTGCAGAAGACAAAACAGAACCACTCTTAACCAGAGCAGCCGTCACCTGCTTCCCTGGGCTAAGGCCTCAGGTGGAAGGGGACGTACAGAGCAGAACTGGCACCTACCTTCCCAATTATGCTGCCCACCTCCTGCAAACAAGACGACAGTAGTCAGATGGGCACCagtgccccaggcctggccccccaCCCAGGCAGGGGGTGCACAGAAAACAGGACACCTGAGATCATACTCATACTGTCCCAGCCTTGCCTCGCCCTCCACGCCCTCTATGCCCCCCAGCCACTCACCTTCCCATGCATCAGCATCCGCAGCGTGAGGGTGATGCTGAGCTCTGGTTCCTCCTCCAGCCCCGCATCTGAGCCACTCATCCTGTCAGGCGGGGCTGGGGCCACAGTGACCTGGGAGTGTGTCCACGCTGTGGCCTGGCCGGCTCTGGCAGAGGCAGTGAAAGAGGGGTTAGAGAGGAGCCCAGTTCATTCTGCCTCTGTCTTTGCGTGGGGACCCCAGAGCCAGGCTAGCCAAACTCCCAGAGAAGGGAGACTGCATGGACCTCGAACGCTAAATGTCCCTCTGGCCAATGTGCCTGTGAGTATCTCACTAGCTGTATAATCCTGGACAGGTCATGTAACCCTTCTGAgactcggtttcctcatctgtaaaagaggatACCGAGTCCTATCCCCAGAGAGTTATAAGAATTAAAGTGAGATAAGCACTATATGGTGGGTACCTAGGCCATGAGTATCCTTCCCTTCTGttacattaaaagaaagaattaactAGAAAGACCATGAGAGCCCAGAGAGGAGAGCCTCCTCTCTAACCTCTTGGGAGAGGGGACCTCTGTGGATCGGGCCTTGAAGGTGGAGTTAAGGGTAAAAGATTACTCCAAGCAAGACGAGGTCAAGTCCAGGGACCCACTGCCTAGAGCCAGTGCCCACTGGCTAGAGCATGGAGGAGCAGCTGGAGAGGAAGTTAGAGCAGCCATGGCAGGTCTTGTAGGGAGGGTAGCCTCAAAAATGGTAAGGCTTTAGGCCCCCTGCCTTCCCTCAGGCTGGCAAAGACCTGAGGGGGTTATTGGGAGCTCCCCCACCAGAGGCCCCATCTACTAGAGGTCACTAGAGCAGAGGACCCCTGCAGACAGCTCTGGGCAGGATTCATTCAGTACTGGGCTGCGGGGCGGGGGATGGGGTGTCGGGAACCAGCAGTCTGCACAGTGGTTTCCAGTCTCTCTCCTACGTGCTGAGAATGGCCCTGGGAACAGGAGGTAAGAAGTGTCCAGGTTGGCCATATTCCCAGCCTGGAACACTTTCTACTGTACCAGAAACAAGTCACTTGGACGCTGAATCTAATTTCCTCACTCATAAAATGGAGGGAACACCTCTCCCTGGAACTGGGTGATGGGTAAGAAAGGGATTGGGCTGCGGGAATGTCAAGGCCATTAACTGATGGAGGAAGGCGGAGCCTGAGATTAGCTGCTGGGATTAGCTCAGCCGCCAGCCCTCCCCACTCGACCCCTTTTCATGCCCTGACTTAATCCTGAACCTTAATCCTGGTTGGAAATCTCTCTCCCTCAGCGGCTGTCTCCTGCCATGGCTCAGCCTTGATGGGGAGCTCACTGGGGGACCAGAACccaaggaggaaaagagggagtgGGACCAACTGGTGCCAAGTGTGGGCCAAGACCAAGCCCTAACCCTGCAAATTCCTTCTGCCTGGGAGGCTGTGGGGGCAAAGGATGAGTGTGCTGGGCTTGGAGCACTCGGGAGGCCTCTGGACACCTTCGTCCTCGGCACTTGACCCATCCTGACGTGATGGTCAAGGGCATGGAGCTCTGTCCAATGCTCTCTTCTGAACTCCCCTTGCTAGCCAGAGCTTGAACATGGAGTGGGAAGGGGGCTTCCAGTCTGGCTCTTTCTCAGGAGGCTAAGCAAGCCACTGTATGGCATGACGTCTCCATTCCCTCATCTATCCAATGGGGGTGACAACTCTGGTCCCCTGAGCACCTCCCCCGGCACCTGCTCCTCCTTCCATTTGAGTTCTGCCGTAGGCTCATCCAGAGGTTGGAGATCAGCAGTGGATGCGGGGACTGTGCTCTCTGAGCATCCTGGCTGGCCTCGTGCTGGCTGCCCTTGCTAGACATTCCCCCAGCTGCCTGCACTTCCCCCCATCAAAGCACTTGTGATGACGTGCTtggtttctgtctctctggacaGCCAAGCCCAAGCCCAGGAACCCCTTAGAGTGGGAGCCAAGACTGCCTTCTCCTTATGTCCTCAGTGCTCAGTTCAGAGCCAGGCCAGAGAAGGTGCTCAGAACATACCGGTTAGCTGAGCAGATGAATTCACTGCACAGAAGAGGAACCTGATGCCTGGAAAGGGTcggtaacctgcccaaggtcacagggagGTGGGGCATGGCAGGGTCCTGCTAGCTAGTGCAGGGCTGTCCCAGGCCTCATCTGCCTCCCCTTTCAACGTGCTCCTGTCTGGGTCTGTTAGTCCTCTTCCTGGAGGATGGGCTCTTCTGTAGTGAGGACAGGGCTTTAGTAGTCTCTGAGACCCCTGCCAGGTCAGTAGACATGGGTCCTGTTTGGAAAGGACTAGCAATATGTCCAGAGCCTCAATTTTAAGCTGCAAAATTTTCTGAGGCTCAAGGACCCCTTTGGGGTGGTAACCAATGGGACATCTGGTATTGTCTCCATGCTATCTCCATGCTGGCTCCAGAAAAAAATGGGCCAGGAGGGCTGGAACATGGCCAGAACTAGAATTTCTGCCATGAAAACAATGCCTAGGTCTGCAGCAGAGACCCACTGCCCCAAGTCCAATGGGTGACCTTGGCCAGGCCCTCACCTGACTTGGACCTTGGTTTGCTTACCTGTACTATGTATGTCTGGGGGTAAGGGTCAAGGGAGAGTTGCTGGTCTCTCTGTGCCCTTCCTGTTCTGAGAGACCCTCAAGGTCTTTCCTATCTTTAGGAGAGAACAAGGGGTCCTGATCCATGTCTTCCAAATTATTCTCCTAGGGCCCGAAGAACAAGCAGCCGCATTAGGCACTACTGTCTCCCACTGCCCTCACCGGGGCTCTAGGGAGTTATTTGCTGCTCCAGTCTGGTGGGCCCTGGGTCTCTGCCGGGCCACCCACGTGGCAGCCACACATCATGCCACACTGACCTCCAGCTCACCTCCGAGGATGCCCAGCCCCCTCTGGTCAGCAGGGCTCCCTGGCAGAACATACCAAGCTCAGGCCAGGCCCCTGACCTCAGGCtttccctcctgctccctgggccccCTCCCCAGACCTAGTGCCCACTCCTTCTGTCCCTGGCTTTCTGCCACTCaggctggagggggtggggggggtgacaGCTGTGTAAGCGATGGCGGCTgcccccttcctgcccctcccccccagctgTCTCTCTCCCATGACAGCTGCCCAATCAAAGGGCTGGGGGCTTAGCCAGCTCCCCCCACATGCAGGGATCAAGTGTCCACCCTGGCTTTGTTCTGGAGCAAGAACAATCCAGGCGAGGGGAGGGCTCCTGGGGCCAGGCGACTCAAGTAGACTGGCCCGCCCCTTGGGGGATTCCCTTGGCTCTGCTGGCCAGTGTCTGGACCAGCTAGGGCCCGTGGACccacctgggctggggaggggcaggggtccAGTCTACAGCTTCACTCCGTATCTCACATCCCCCAACACCCCCAGCTCCCAACCTAGCAGCCTCCTCCTCCTATTCCCACTCCCACAGCAACCATGCTAGCCACACCCAGTGATGACAGGGAATGGCTCAGAGCATCAAGTGAGGGAGGGTGTGGCAGGGGGGTGGGCATTGGGCCTGGGTGGGGGGGGATGAGCATTGAGGGCTGC from the Eulemur rufifrons isolate Redbay chromosome 7, OSU_ERuf_1, whole genome shotgun sequence genome contains:
- the GPR62 gene encoding G-protein coupled receptor 62, translated to MANTTELNVSEVAGSVGLILAAVVEVGALLGNGALLVVVLRTPGLRDALYLVHLCVVDLLAAASIMPLGLVAAPPPGLGRVRLGPASCRAARFLSAALLPACTLGVAALGLARYRLIVHPLRPGSRPPPVLVLTTVWAAAGLLGALSLLGPPPAPPPAPARCSVLAGGLGPFRPLWALLAFALPALLLLGAYGSIFVVARRAALRPPRPARGARLRSDSLDSRLSILPPLRPRLPGGKAALAPALAVGQFAACWLPYGCACLAPAARAAEAEAAVTWVAYSAFAAHPFLYGLLQRPVRLALRRITRRALPRPPRACTPQAWHPRALLKCLQGPPEGPALGHSDAPEQAPELAGERSLSMPGAT
- the PCBP4 gene encoding poly(rC)-binding protein 4 isoform X1; the encoded protein is MWRGDPCPTFSLNPSIWADQCVPQRVVVSSLGWGLVSGAGRQVPGEGARKVPHCPALVLYLQSSARITISEGSCPERITTITGSTAAVFHAVSMIAFKLDEDLCAAPANGGNVSRPPVTLRLVIPASQCGSLIGKAGTKIKEIRETTGAQVQVAGDLLPNSTERAVTVSGVPDAIILCVRQICAVILESPPKGATIPYHPSLSLGTVLLSANQGFSVQGQYGAVTPAEVTKLQQLSGHAVPFASPNVVPGLDPGTQTSSQEFLVPNDLIGCVIGRQGSKISEIRQMSGAHIKIGNQAEGAGERHVTITGSPVSIALAQYLITACLETAKSTSGGTPGSAPADLPAPFSPPLTALPTAPPGLLGTPYAISLSNFIGLKPVPFLALPPASPGPPPGLAAYTAKMAAANGSKKAERQKFSPY
- the PCBP4 gene encoding poly(rC)-binding protein 4 isoform X2, yielding MSGSDAGLEEEPELSITLTLRMLMHGKEVGSIIGKKGETVKRIREQSSARITISEGSCPERITTITGSTAAVFHAVSMIAFKLDEDLCAAPANGGNVSRPPVTLRLVIPASQCGSLIGKAGTKIKEIRETTGAQVQVAGDLLPNSTERAVTVSGVPDAIILCVRQICAVILESPPKGATIPYHPSLSLGTVLLSANQGFSVQGQYGAVTPAEVTKLQQLSGHAVPFASPNVVPGLDPGTQTSSQEFLVPNDLIGCVIGRQGSKISEIRQMSGAHIKIGNQAEGAGERHVTITGSPVSIALAQYLITACLETAKSTSGGTPGSAPADLPAPFSPPLTALPTAPPGLLGTPYAISLSNFIGLKPVPFLALPPASPGPPPGLAAYTAKMAAANGSKKAERQKFSPY